The DNA region GCCGGCCGCTGTACTCGGGCAGCTGGATGCTGCACACCGAGCTGAAGTCCAGCGGGTAGAACACCAGGACCACGTTCTTCTGGCCGCGGTAGCTGCTGAGGGTGATGGTCTCGCCGGTGCTGGCGGGCAGGGTGAAGTCGGGCGCGGGCTGTCCGATCAGGCTCATGCCGGGAGTGTAGCGGGCGCGCCCTGCCGTAGCCTGTGGGGAATGCCTGCCCTGTCTGCCGTGCTGGAGGTCTTCCGCGTGTTCCTGCGCCTGGGCCTGACGTCGTTCGGGGGGCCGGTGGCGCACCTGGGGTTTTTCCGCGCGGAGTTCGTGGGGAGGCGCGGGTGGCTCACGGAGGAGGCGTACGCGGACGTGGTGGCGCTGGCGCAGTTCCTGCCGGGCCCGGCGAGCAGCCAGGTGGGGCTGGCGGTGGGGTTCCTGCGGGCGGGCGCGTGGGGGGCGCTGGCGGCGTGGGTGGGGTTCACGCTGCCGAGCGCGCTGGTGATGCTGGCGTTCGCGCTGGGCGTGGGCGGGCTGGGGGACGTGGCGGGCGCGGGGTGGCTCGCGGGCCTGAAGGTGGCGGCGGTGGCGGTGGTGGCGCAGGCGGTGGCGGGCATGTGGGGCAGCCTGGTGGCCGGGGAGGGCCGGCCCGGACGGGTGCGGGCCGCGCTGGCGCTGGGCGTGATGGCCCTGCTGGTCGTCTGGCCGGGCGCGGGGGTGCAGGTGGGGGCGCTGCTGGCGTGCGCGCTGGTGGGGTGGCGCCTGCTGCCGGTCCGGTCGGGCGGGGCGGGGCACCTCCCGCCGGTGCGCCTGTCGCGGCGGGTGGGGGCGGGGCTGCTGCTGGCGTGCGCGGGGCTGCTGCTGGTCCTGCCGGCGCTTTCGGAGCTGGGGGGCGGGTGGGCGATTCTGGACGCGACGGTGCGGGCGGGCGCGCTGGTGTTCGGGGGCGGGCACGTGGTGTTGCCGCTGCTGGAGGCGGGCTTCGTGCCGCACCTGCTGTCGCACGAGGCGTTCGTGGCGGGGTACGGGGTGGCGAACGCGGTGCCGGGGCCGCTGTTCACGTTCGCCACGTACCTGGGCGGGGCGCAGGGCGCGGTGGGGGCGGCGTGGGGGGCGCTGGTGGCCACGCTGGGCGTGTTCCTGCCGGGCGCACTGCTGATGCTGGGCGCCCTGCCGTTCTGGGCGGCGCTGGCGGGGAACGCGGGCGCCCGCGCGGCGATGGGCGGCCTGAACGCGGGCGTGGTGGGGCTGCTCCTGGCGGCGCTGTACAGCCCGGTGTTCACGTCCGGGGTGACCGGGCCGGCCTCGCTGGCCCTGGCGGTGCTGGCGTACGCGGCGCTCACGGCGGGGCGATGGCCGGCGTGGGCGGTGGTGGCGGCGTGCGCGGCGGCCGGGGCATTGCTGCTTTAGCCGGGCGTCTCCGCTTCCAGGCCGTAGATTTCCAGGAAGCGCCGGATGCGGGCGTCCAGGGTGGGCAGGGGCGCGACCTCGCCGCACACCCAGTCCGGCTGGTAGTGGCGGCACACGGCGGGCCGCGCGGCGTAGATGCCGCAGCGGCAGTCCGGTTGCAGGTGCGCGCAGGGCACGCCCAGGGGCTTTTTCAGCGCGTGGATGTCCGGCGCGGCGCAGCAGGCCCCGCAGCCGGTGCACTCGCGCACGAGCGGGCTGCGGGGCGGGGATTCGGGGGGCGCGGCGAAGCGGTCGGTCAAGGCCGCAGTCTACCGCCGGGGGTCAGTGGAAGGCTTTCATCGCGGCGATGAAGCGGTCGTTTTCCTGCGGGGTGCCCACCGCCACGCGCAGGCAGCCCTGGAGCATGTGCAGGTTGTCCTGCCGGCGGGTGACGATGCCGTGCGCGAGCAGGTGCGCGTAGGCGAGGTCGGCGTTGGGGGTGCGCATCAGGAAGAAGTTCGCCTGGCTGGGCAGCACCTGGCAGTTGGGGTGGTCGGCCAGCGCGGCCTGGATGCGGGCGCGTTCGCGCAGGCACTGCTCGATGCGGGCTTTCATGTACTCGGGGTGTTCCAGCGCGACTTCCAGCACGGTTTCGGTCATCACGTTCACGTTGAATGCCGACACGAGCTTCTGGAGGTTCTCGGCGACCTCGGGGCCGGCCAGGGCGTACCCGGCGCGGATGCCGGCCAGGCCCCAGGCCTTGCTGAAGGTGCGCAGGCTCAGGGCGTTGGGGTAGCGGCGCACGAGGTCGCGGCGGTCGGTGCCGCTGAACTGGTGGTAGGCCTCGTCGATCACGACCACCCAGTCGCGGGCGGCCTCCAGCAGTTCGAGCAGGTCGGCGTCGGTGTCGATGTGGCCGGTGGGGGCGTGGGGCTGCGCGATGGCGAGCACGCCGGGTTTGTGCCGGGCGAGTTCGGTCTTCAGCGCGGCGGCTGGCAGGGAGAAGTCGGGGTTCAGCGGCACCTGCACGAGTGTGGCGTCCAGCAGCTGCGCTTCGAGGCTGTACACGCTGAAGGTGGGGTTGGTGGTCAGGACCGTCTGCTCGATGCCGGCGAGTTCGGTGAGGATCTTGATCAGGACGTTGCTGCCGGGCGTGAGGACCACGCCGGTGTGCGGCCAGTCCTCGTAGCGGCCGATCAGGTGCTTGAGGGCGTCGGCGTGCAGGTCGGGGTAGCGGTTGAAGTCGCGTTCGGCGAGCCGGCGGTAGACTTCCTGCTTGAGTTCCTCGGGGAAGTCGTAGGGGCTTTCGTTCTGGTCGAGTTTGATGGGCACGTCGATGGACGTGAAGGGGTAGGCGGGCACCGCGCGGACGGCCGGGCGGATGCCGGCGGGTTCCGCGTGCGCGGCGGGTTCCTGGACGGTCATAGCGTCAGTTGTACCAGAGCCCCCACGGGCACACGCCGGATTTGTCCACGACTTCCAAACGTTTGTTAGTGTGCGTGCTACGCTCCGGACCAGCCGGCCGGCACGCCCGCCGCAGGCCGCGCGCCGACCCCTTATGAGTGACACCAGACCCCGCCGCGAGCAGATTCTCGATTCCGCCAGCCGCCTGTTCAGCGAGCGCGGGTATCACGCGACGAGCATGCGGGACCTGGCCGGGGAGCTCGGCATGCAGGGCGGCAGCCTGTACGCGCACATCACCGGCAAGGAGGAACTGCTGGTGGAGATCGTCTCGCACGCCTCCCGGCAGTTCGACGAGGCGCTGTTCCCACTGCGCGCCCTGGACATGGGCGCCGAGGAGAAGCTGCGCGAGGCGATGCACCGCCACATCCGCGTGGTGGCCGACAACATGGACAGCGCCACCGTGTTCTTCCACGAGTGGAAGCACCTGTCGCCGCAGGCGTACGCGCACGTGGTCACGTGGCGCGACACCATCGACCGCTTCTACCGCGACCTGGTGCAGGAAGGCATCGAGGAAGGTGCTTTCCGGGCGACGCTGGACCCGCGCATGACCGCGCACCTGATCCTGTCCGCG from Deinococcus ficus includes:
- the chrA gene encoding chromate efflux transporter, producing the protein MPALSAVLEVFRVFLRLGLTSFGGPVAHLGFFRAEFVGRRGWLTEEAYADVVALAQFLPGPASSQVGLAVGFLRAGAWGALAAWVGFTLPSALVMLAFALGVGGLGDVAGAGWLAGLKVAAVAVVAQAVAGMWGSLVAGEGRPGRVRAALALGVMALLVVWPGAGVQVGALLACALVGWRLLPVRSGGAGHLPPVRLSRRVGAGLLLACAGLLLVLPALSELGGGWAILDATVRAGALVFGGGHVVLPLLEAGFVPHLLSHEAFVAGYGVANAVPGPLFTFATYLGGAQGAVGAAWGALVATLGVFLPGALLMLGALPFWAALAGNAGARAAMGGLNAGVVGLLLAALYSPVFTSGVTGPASLALAVLAYAALTAGRWPAWAVVAACAAAGALLL
- a CDS encoding YkgJ family cysteine cluster protein, translating into MTDRFAAPPESPPRSPLVRECTGCGACCAAPDIHALKKPLGVPCAHLQPDCRCGIYAARPAVCRHYQPDWVCGEVAPLPTLDARIRRFLEIYGLEAETPG
- the hisC gene encoding histidinol-phosphate transaminase — translated: MTVQEPAAHAEPAGIRPAVRAVPAYPFTSIDVPIKLDQNESPYDFPEELKQEVYRRLAERDFNRYPDLHADALKHLIGRYEDWPHTGVVLTPGSNVLIKILTELAGIEQTVLTTNPTFSVYSLEAQLLDATLVQVPLNPDFSLPAAALKTELARHKPGVLAIAQPHAPTGHIDTDADLLELLEAARDWVVVIDEAYHQFSGTDRRDLVRRYPNALSLRTFSKAWGLAGIRAGYALAGPEVAENLQKLVSAFNVNVMTETVLEVALEHPEYMKARIEQCLRERARIQAALADHPNCQVLPSQANFFLMRTPNADLAYAHLLAHGIVTRRQDNLHMLQGCLRVAVGTPQENDRFIAAMKAFH
- a CDS encoding TetR/AcrR family transcriptional regulator; the protein is MSDTRPRREQILDSASRLFSERGYHATSMRDLAGELGMQGGSLYAHITGKEELLVEIVSHASRQFDEALFPLRALDMGAEEKLREAMHRHIRVVADNMDSATVFFHEWKHLSPQAYAHVVTWRDTIDRFYRDLVQEGIEEGAFRATLDPRMTAHLILSAVNWAYTWYRPGGPMTPRDVADQYADMLLSGLGVRAGQEGT